A window of the Natronomonas salina genome harbors these coding sequences:
- a CDS encoding type I 3-dehydroquinate dehydratase has product MPLDFEEFTLAAATADLGEEPAAREHADCVEFRMDLADGDPLEQLADYDGELPLLVTNRPEWEGGEAADEGRIEALESAIEHDAVGAVDVELATLAEGDGHDLVETATRRGVSVVVSTHDFEGTPPRAELDRLLTRAGEVGDVAKLAVTAEDREDTLALLAATHAHASDGAKVATMAMGEAGSHTRAVAPVYGSKIGYAPVVPERATAPGQFDLATLRRLVDRLV; this is encoded by the coding sequence ATGCCGCTCGATTTCGAAGAGTTCACGCTGGCGGCGGCGACGGCGGACCTCGGGGAGGAGCCCGCGGCCCGCGAGCACGCCGACTGCGTCGAGTTCCGGATGGACCTCGCGGACGGCGACCCCCTCGAGCAGTTGGCGGACTACGACGGTGAGCTGCCGCTGCTGGTGACGAACCGCCCCGAGTGGGAGGGCGGCGAGGCGGCCGACGAGGGCCGGATCGAGGCCCTGGAGTCGGCCATCGAGCACGACGCGGTCGGGGCAGTCGACGTCGAACTCGCGACGCTGGCGGAGGGCGACGGCCACGACCTCGTCGAGACCGCTACGAGGCGGGGTGTCTCCGTGGTGGTCTCGACGCACGACTTCGAGGGGACGCCGCCGCGCGCGGAGCTCGACCGGTTGCTCACCCGCGCGGGGGAGGTCGGGGACGTCGCGAAGCTCGCGGTCACGGCCGAGGACCGCGAGGACACGTTGGCGCTGCTGGCGGCGACGCACGCCCACGCCAGCGACGGCGCGAAGGTCGCGACGATGGCGATGGGCGAGGCGGGCAGCCACACCCGCGCGGTCGCGCCGGTGTACGGCTCGAAGATCGGCTACGCGCCGGTCGTCCCCGAGCGGGCGACGGCGCCCGGGCAGTTCGACCTGGCGACGCTACGCCGACTCGTCGACCGGCTCGTCTGA